The following proteins are co-located in the Streptomyces sp. DT2A-34 genome:
- a CDS encoding ABC transporter ATP-binding protein, which translates to MASSHERPLDHRYRGEHPVRTLAYLFRADRHRLAAAVGIFTVKHSPVWLLPLITASIIDTVVQHQPISKLWLSTGVIMFILLVNYPLHVLYVRLLYGSVRRMGTGLRSALCTRMQQLSIGYHSRVSAGVLQAKVVRDVETVEQMVQQTAETGLGAGTVLIGGLVIIAVRTPEFVPVFLVVVPAAALVVARLRARLRTHNEHFRHEVETLSSRVTEMTRLIPVTRAHGLEGKALRRMDSTLHRLLTSGMRLDLVNGRFGSLAWVVLNVVGVLVLAGAALISYYGVWGVTAGDVVMLSAFLTTLTNSTTTLAGLAPVITKGLESVRSVGEVLQAPELEDNEGKAELTSLRGAVTFEGVGFAYEDSGHPAVRDFSLSVAPGETIALVGASGAGKSTVLNLVIGFIRPTSGRLLLDGTDMNTLDLRTYRRFVSVVPQESILFDGTIRENVAYGMDDADEETVRAALRDANALEFVDRLPQGLDTLVGERGARLSGGQRQRLAIARALIRDPRVLVLDEATSALDTHSETLVQQALARLLHGRTTFVVAHRLSTVRGADRIVVMDDGRIREIGTHEELLHRNGAYTALHSGQVA; encoded by the coding sequence ATGGCGTCGTCACACGAGAGACCGCTCGACCACCGCTACCGCGGCGAACACCCCGTACGCACGCTGGCCTATCTGTTCCGCGCCGACCGCCACCGCCTCGCGGCGGCGGTCGGCATCTTCACGGTCAAGCACAGCCCGGTCTGGCTGCTGCCGCTGATCACCGCGTCCATCATCGACACCGTCGTCCAGCACCAGCCGATCAGCAAGCTGTGGCTGAGCACCGGCGTCATCATGTTCATCCTGCTGGTCAACTACCCCCTGCACGTGCTGTACGTACGCCTGCTGTACGGCAGCGTGCGCCGGATGGGCACCGGCCTGCGCTCCGCGCTGTGCACGCGCATGCAGCAGCTCTCCATCGGCTACCACTCGCGCGTCAGCGCCGGTGTGCTGCAGGCCAAGGTCGTGCGTGATGTGGAGACCGTCGAGCAGATGGTGCAGCAGACCGCGGAGACGGGGCTCGGCGCGGGCACCGTGCTCATCGGCGGCCTCGTCATCATCGCCGTACGCACACCGGAGTTCGTGCCCGTCTTCCTCGTCGTCGTGCCCGCCGCCGCACTCGTCGTCGCCCGTCTGCGGGCTCGTCTGCGCACCCACAACGAGCACTTCCGCCACGAGGTCGAGACCCTGTCCTCCCGGGTGACGGAGATGACCCGCCTCATCCCGGTCACCCGCGCCCACGGCCTGGAGGGCAAGGCGCTGCGCCGCATGGACAGCACCCTGCACCGGCTGCTCACCTCCGGCATGCGCCTCGACCTCGTCAACGGCCGCTTCGGCTCGCTCGCCTGGGTGGTGCTGAACGTCGTCGGCGTGCTGGTCCTCGCCGGCGCGGCGCTGATCTCGTACTACGGCGTCTGGGGCGTGACGGCCGGTGACGTCGTCATGCTGAGCGCCTTCCTGACCACCCTCACCAACTCCACGACAACGTTGGCAGGGCTGGCCCCGGTCATCACCAAGGGACTGGAGTCCGTCCGCTCCGTCGGCGAGGTCCTCCAGGCCCCCGAACTGGAGGACAACGAGGGCAAGGCCGAACTCACCTCGCTGCGCGGCGCCGTGACCTTCGAGGGCGTCGGATTCGCCTACGAGGACAGCGGCCACCCGGCCGTACGGGACTTCAGTCTCTCCGTCGCGCCGGGGGAGACCATCGCCCTCGTCGGCGCCTCCGGTGCGGGCAAGTCCACTGTGCTCAACCTCGTCATCGGCTTCATCCGCCCGACCTCCGGCCGCCTGCTGCTCGACGGCACGGACATGAACACCCTCGACCTGCGCACGTACCGTCGCTTCGTCTCGGTCGTGCCGCAGGAGTCGATCCTCTTCGACGGCACGATCCGCGAGAACGTCGCCTACGGCATGGACGACGCCGACGAGGAGACGGTGCGCGCGGCGTTGCGCGATGCCAACGCGCTGGAGTTCGTCGACCGGCTGCCGCAGGGCCTCGACACCCTGGTCGGTGAGCGCGGGGCACGCCTGTCCGGCGGACAGCGGCAGCGCCTGGCCATCGCCCGGGCCCTGATCCGGGACCCGAGGGTGCTCGTCCTCGACGAGGCGACCTCGGCCCTGGACACCCACTCGGAGACCCTCGTCCAGCAGGCCCTCGCCCGCCTCCTGCACGGCCGCACCACCTTCGTGGTGGCACACCGGCTGTCCACCGTGCGCGGTGCCGACCGGATCGTGGTGATGGACGACGGCCGAATCCGGGAGATCGGCACCCACGAGGAACTCCTGCACCGCAACGGGGCGTACACCGCACTGCACAGCGGACAGGTCGCCTGA
- a CDS encoding aldo/keto reductase, translating to MHTRRIGDVEVSAIGLGAMPMSIEGRPDEARSLATIHAALDAGATLIDTADAYHRDADEVGHNETLIAKALASHDLGKDVLVATKGGHLRPGDGSWTLDGSPRHLKEACEGSLRRLGVEAIGLYQFHRPDPRVPYAESVGAVRELLDEGKIRMAGISNANPDQIRQANDILGGRLVSVQNQFSPAFRSSEPELRLCDELGIAFLPWSPLGGISRARELGSAYAPFARVAEAHGVSPQRVCLAWMLAKSPVVVPIPGASRPETILDSLAATDLVLGAEEIAELDAAV from the coding sequence ATGCACACCCGCCGCATCGGTGACGTCGAGGTCAGCGCGATCGGACTGGGCGCGATGCCCATGTCCATCGAGGGGCGCCCGGACGAGGCCCGTTCGCTCGCCACGATCCATGCCGCGCTCGACGCCGGCGCGACCCTGATCGACACCGCGGACGCCTACCACCGGGACGCCGACGAGGTCGGTCACAACGAGACCCTGATCGCCAAGGCCCTCGCCTCCCACGACCTGGGCAAGGACGTCCTGGTCGCCACGAAGGGCGGCCATCTGCGCCCCGGCGACGGGAGTTGGACGCTTGACGGCAGCCCCCGGCACCTCAAGGAAGCCTGTGAGGGCTCCCTGCGCCGGCTCGGCGTGGAGGCCATCGGGCTCTACCAGTTCCACCGCCCCGACCCGAGGGTGCCGTACGCCGAGTCCGTCGGCGCCGTACGCGAGCTGCTCGACGAGGGCAAGATCCGCATGGCCGGTATCTCCAACGCGAACCCGGACCAGATCAGGCAGGCGAACGACATCCTGGGCGGCAGGCTGGTCTCCGTGCAGAACCAGTTCTCCCCGGCGTTCCGCTCCAGCGAGCCGGAGCTGCGCCTGTGCGACGAACTCGGCATCGCGTTCCTGCCCTGGAGCCCCCTCGGTGGCATCTCCCGGGCGCGCGAACTGGGCTCCGCCTACGCCCCGTTCGCCCGGGTCGCCGAGGCGCACGGGGTGAGCCCGCAGCGCGTGTGCCTGGCCTGGATGCTCGCCAAGTCGCCGGTCGTCGTGCCGATCCCGGGCGCGAGCCGGCCGGAGACGATCCTGGACTCACTCGCCGCGACCGACCTCGTGCTCGGGGCCGAGGAGATCGCGGAGCTGGACGCCGCCGTCTGA
- a CDS encoding Gfo/Idh/MocA family protein encodes MRIGLLGTGPWAQMAYAPALGRHRELDFAGVWGRRTAAAKELADTYGVRAYNDVDALFADVDAVAVALPPAVQADLAVRAARAGCHLLLDKPLALTVREGRAVVEAVEEAGVASVVFFTVRFQSETEAWITEQAAVDGWFTGRAQWLGAVFSGDGNPFAASPWRREKGALWDVGPHALSVLLPILGDARRVTAAAHGPGDTVHLVLDHVSGASSTLALSLTAPPAAAGAAVELRGAAGVTLLPESADSAVSALIRAGDALLAASRTGRAHACDAAFGLRVTEILAAAEALLNGGA; translated from the coding sequence ATGCGCATCGGACTGCTCGGCACCGGCCCGTGGGCCCAGATGGCCTACGCTCCCGCCCTGGGCCGGCACCGTGAACTGGACTTCGCCGGAGTGTGGGGCCGACGTACGGCCGCCGCAAAGGAGTTGGCCGACACCTACGGCGTGCGTGCCTACAACGACGTGGACGCGCTGTTCGCCGACGTGGACGCCGTGGCCGTCGCCCTGCCGCCGGCCGTGCAGGCCGACCTGGCGGTGCGGGCCGCGCGGGCGGGCTGTCATCTGCTGCTGGACAAGCCGCTGGCGCTGACGGTGCGGGAGGGACGGGCGGTCGTCGAGGCCGTCGAGGAGGCCGGTGTGGCCTCGGTCGTGTTCTTCACCGTCCGTTTCCAGTCGGAGACGGAGGCGTGGATCACCGAACAGGCGGCCGTGGACGGCTGGTTCACGGGCCGTGCGCAGTGGCTGGGCGCCGTTTTCAGCGGTGACGGCAACCCGTTCGCGGCCTCACCGTGGCGACGGGAGAAGGGCGCCCTGTGGGACGTGGGCCCCCATGCCCTGTCCGTGCTGCTGCCGATCCTGGGTGACGCCCGGCGCGTGACGGCGGCCGCACACGGGCCCGGCGACACCGTCCATCTGGTCCTCGATCACGTCAGCGGCGCGTCGAGCACACTCGCCCTGAGCCTCACGGCGCCGCCCGCGGCGGCGGGGGCAGCGGTGGAGCTGCGGGGCGCGGCCGGTGTGACGCTGCTTCCGGAGAGCGCCGACAGCGCGGTGTCCGCCCTGATCCGTGCCGGGGACGCCCTGCTGGCCGCCTCCCGAACCGGGCGCGCTCATGCGTGCGACGCGGCGTTCGGTCTGCGGGTCACCGAGATTCTGGCGGCGGCCGAAGCACTGTTGAACGGCGGTGCGTGA